One genomic region from Xiphophorus couchianus chromosome 21, X_couchianus-1.0, whole genome shotgun sequence encodes:
- the LOC114137212 gene encoding LOW QUALITY PROTEIN: clavesin-1-like (The sequence of the model RefSeq protein was modified relative to this genomic sequence to represent the inferred CDS: inserted 2 bases in 1 codon) yields MIAASYRRVQVDKDDRKHHGNPGDENHVPPGLSSDTTEKARMELNENPDTLHQDIKQVRDMIVTRPDIGFLRTDDEFILRFLRARKFDHVETFRLLAQYFQFRQQNLDMFQSFKVDDPSIKRALMDGFPGVLEAPDQHGRKILILFASNWDQSRNSFIDILRAILLSLEVLIENPELQINGFTLIIDWSNFSFKQASKLTPNILKLAIEGLQDSFPARFGGIHFVNQPWYIHAMYTIIKPFLKDKTRKRIFLHGNNLNSLHQLIQPECLPSEFGGMLPPYDMGXWARTLLGPDYNDETEYTLTYDALHVRESCGGGGGEKDMMKRSQSTVEAAALRQMDRETSTPLLALD; encoded by the exons ATGATAGCTGCCAGCTACAGGCGCGTGCAGGTGGATAAAGATGACAGGAAACATCACGGAAACCCGGGAG ATGAAAACCACGTGCCTCCCGGACTGAGCTCGGACACCACGGAGAAGGCCCGGATGGAGCTGAACGAAAACCCGGACACTCTGCACCAGGACATCAAGCAG GTACGGGACATGATCGTGACGCGGCCGGACATCGGCTTCCTGCGAACAGACGACGAGTTCATCCTGCGCTTCCTCAGAGCCAGGAAGTTCGACCATGTGGAGACGTTCCGCCTGCTGGCCCAGTACTTCCAGTTCCGCCAGCAGAACCTGGACATGTTCCAGAGCTTCAAG GTGGACGACCCCAGCATCAAGCGGGCCCTGATGGACGGGTTCCCCGGCGTGTTGGAGGCTCCGGACCAACATGGCAGGAAGATCCTCATCCTGTTCGCTTCCAACTGGGACCAGAGCCg GAACTCCTTCATCGACATCCTGCGGGCCATCCTGCTCTCCCTGGAGGTTCTGATAGAAAACCCGGAGCTGCAGATCAACGGCTTCACGCTCATCATCGACTGGAGCAACTTCTCCTTCAAGCAGGCGTCCAAACTGACGCCCAACATCCTGAAGCTGGCCATCGAGGGCCTGCAG GACAGCTTCCCGGCCCGGTTCGGAGGGATCCACTTCGTGAACCAGCCCTGGTACATCCACGCCATGTACACCATCATCAAGCCCTTCCTCAAGGACAAGACCCGGAAAAGG ATCTTCCTCCATGGGAACAACCTGAACTCTCTCCACCAGCTCATCCAGCCCGAGTGTTTGCCGTCCGAGTTCGGCGGGATGCTGCCGCCGTACGATATGGG GTGGGCGCGGACGCTGCTGGGACCCGACTACAACGACGAGACCGAGTACACGCTGACGTACGACGCGCTGCACGTCAGGGAGagctgcggcggcggcggcggagaAAAGGACATGATGAAGAG GTCTCAGTCGACGGTGGAAGCCGCGGCGCTGCGGCAGATGGACAGAGAGACGAGCACGCCGCTGCTGGCTCTGGACTGA